A stretch of Paenibacillus mucilaginosus 3016 DNA encodes these proteins:
- a CDS encoding YjhG/YagF family D-xylonate dehydratase encodes MSERITSIMGSDNPGDAEIQTHAPGVQGRLPLTDELLRHAPSGDLFGLSQNVGMGWKPGRLNGRQFLILSTQGGLRGEDGSPVALGYHTGHWEVGLLMKAAAEEISSQGGIPFAGYVSDPCDGRSQGTTGMFDSLPYRNDAALVFRRLIRSLPTRRGVIGIATCDKGLPAMLLALAGMPQLPGIIVPGGVTLPPTEGEDAGKIQTIGARYSTGELTLEAAAELGCRACATPGGGCQFLGTAATAQVVAEAMGLTVPHAALAPSGQPIWEEMARQSSRALMAMEADGLRMGDLLTDAAVHNAMAVHAAFGGSTNLLLHIPAIAHAAGLRMPTVQDWIRINRDVPRLVSVLPNGPVFHPTIRVFLAGGVPEVMLHLRRLGVLEESVRTAAGTTLGQVLDWWETSERRHRLRGQLLEKDGIDPDSVIMSPERARQLGITSTVTFPTGNLAPEGSVIKSTSIDPSVLDAEGVYRHKGRAKVFTTEREAMRAIKSGGIQAGDVLVLIGRGPSGTGMEETYQLTSALKHLSFGKQVALLTDARFSGVSTGACIGHIGPEALAGGPIGKLRDGDLIDIVIDRSRLEGRIHFVGEGEREVTPEEGAVILARRPLHPDMRPDEALPDDTKLWAALQSVSGGTWSGNVYDVDRIVTALEAGKKALGWS; translated from the coding sequence ATGAGCGAGCGAATTACGTCGATTATGGGAAGCGACAATCCGGGGGATGCGGAGATCCAGACACATGCTCCCGGCGTGCAGGGGCGGCTGCCCTTAACCGATGAGCTGCTGCGCCATGCCCCGAGCGGAGACCTGTTCGGCCTGTCCCAGAACGTCGGGATGGGGTGGAAGCCGGGGCGGCTGAACGGCAGGCAGTTCTTGATCCTGAGCACGCAGGGCGGGCTTCGCGGGGAGGATGGCAGTCCCGTGGCGCTCGGCTATCATACGGGCCACTGGGAGGTAGGCCTATTGATGAAGGCGGCGGCCGAAGAAATCTCCTCGCAGGGCGGCATTCCGTTCGCCGGCTACGTCAGCGACCCCTGTGACGGCCGGTCGCAGGGGACGACGGGCATGTTCGACTCCCTCCCGTACCGCAACGATGCGGCGCTCGTGTTCCGCCGGCTGATTCGCTCGCTGCCCACACGCAGGGGCGTCATCGGCATTGCCACCTGCGACAAGGGCCTGCCGGCGATGCTGCTGGCGCTCGCCGGGATGCCGCAGCTCCCGGGCATCATCGTTCCCGGGGGCGTGACACTTCCGCCGACCGAAGGGGAAGACGCCGGCAAAATCCAGACGATCGGCGCCAGGTACTCGACCGGCGAGCTTACGCTGGAGGCGGCGGCCGAGCTCGGCTGCCGGGCCTGCGCCACACCCGGCGGAGGCTGCCAGTTCCTCGGCACGGCGGCTACGGCCCAGGTGGTTGCGGAAGCGATGGGCCTGACGGTGCCGCATGCCGCGCTCGCGCCCTCGGGACAGCCGATCTGGGAGGAGATGGCCCGCCAGTCATCCCGGGCCCTGATGGCTATGGAAGCCGATGGGCTGCGTATGGGCGACCTGTTGACGGATGCCGCGGTCCACAATGCGATGGCCGTTCATGCCGCGTTCGGCGGATCGACCAACCTGCTCCTTCATATCCCGGCCATTGCCCACGCTGCCGGGCTGCGGATGCCCACGGTGCAGGACTGGATCCGCATCAACCGGGATGTGCCGCGGCTGGTCAGCGTGCTTCCGAACGGGCCGGTGTTCCACCCGACGATCCGGGTATTTCTGGCCGGGGGCGTGCCGGAAGTGATGCTGCATCTCCGCCGGCTCGGGGTGCTGGAGGAGTCCGTGCGGACGGCAGCAGGCACAACGCTCGGCCAGGTGCTCGACTGGTGGGAGACGTCGGAGCGCCGGCACCGGCTGCGGGGGCAGCTGCTGGAGAAGGACGGGATCGACCCGGACAGCGTCATCATGAGCCCGGAACGGGCCCGGCAGCTCGGCATTACCTCCACGGTGACCTTTCCGACCGGGAATCTGGCTCCGGAAGGCTCGGTCATCAAGTCGACTTCGATCGATCCCTCCGTGCTGGATGCGGAAGGGGTGTACCGTCATAAGGGCCGGGCGAAGGTGTTCACGACCGAACGCGAAGCGATGCGCGCCATCAAGAGCGGCGGCATCCAAGCAGGCGATGTGCTGGTGCTGATCGGGCGGGGACCGTCGGGGACCGGCATGGAGGAGACGTACCAGCTGACGTCCGCGCTCAAGCATCTGTCCTTCGGCAAGCAGGTGGCACTGCTTACCGACGCCCGGTTCTCCGGCGTGTCGACCGGGGCCTGCATCGGGCATATCGGCCCGGAAGCGCTGGCCGGCGGGCCGATCGGCAAGCTCCGGGACGGGGACCTGATTGACATCGTCATTGACCGCAGCCGGCTGGAGGGCCGCATCCATTTTGTCGGGGAAGGGGAGCGGGAGGTCACGCCCGAAGAGGGAGCCGTTATCCTGGCGCGCCGGCCGCTTCACCCGGATATGCGCCCCGATGAAGCCCTCCCGGATGATACGAAGCTATGGGCCGCTCTGCAATCCGTCAGCGGAGGGACATGGAGCGGCAATGTGTATGATGTCGACCGGATTGTCACCGCTCTCGAAGCCGGCAAAAAAGCGCTCGGCTGGAGCTGA
- a CDS encoding malate:quinone oxidoreductase, producing the protein MSNRQTRTDVILIGAGIMSATLGTLLKELVPDWNITVLEKLPKAGEESSNEWNNAGTGHAALCELNYTAEKPDGSIDISKAIKVNEEFQVSMQFWSYLVKSSLIRNPQEFIMPLPHMSFVHGAQDVAYLKKRFEAMSANPLFQGMEFSDDPSKLAEWMPLMMKDRTSNEPIAATKVDSGTDVNFGALTRILFDHLKKKNVDIKYKQHVDDIKRTGDGAWELKVRHVDTGTVERHTAKFVFIGGGGGSLHLLQKSGIPEGKSIGGFPVSGLFMSCNNPEIVEKHHAKVYGKAKVGAPPMSVPHLDTRFIDNKKSLLFGPFAGFSPKFLKTGSMLDLITSVKPHNLTTMLAAGAKNMPLTKYLIQQVMLSKEQRMEELREFVPNARIEDWDLVVAGQRVQVIKDTAAGGKGTLQFGTEVINAADGSIAALLGASPGASTAVSVMLEVIKKCFPQQLKAWEPKIKEMIPSYGVSLVKNPDLVQELHTSTARTLGLSDKGAVKVAHRTVS; encoded by the coding sequence ATGAGCAACAGACAAACTAGAACAGACGTTATCTTAATTGGTGCCGGAATTATGAGTGCCACCCTCGGCACATTACTGAAAGAATTAGTTCCGGACTGGAACATCACAGTGCTTGAGAAGCTCCCCAAAGCGGGCGAGGAAAGCTCCAACGAATGGAATAATGCAGGAACAGGTCATGCTGCTCTGTGCGAGCTTAACTACACTGCCGAGAAGCCGGATGGATCCATAGATATCAGCAAAGCGATTAAAGTCAATGAAGAATTTCAGGTTTCCATGCAGTTCTGGTCCTATCTGGTAAAAAGCAGCCTCATCCGCAATCCGCAGGAATTTATCATGCCGCTGCCTCACATGAGCTTTGTTCATGGGGCACAGGATGTAGCGTATTTGAAGAAACGGTTTGAAGCCATGTCGGCCAATCCGCTGTTCCAAGGAATGGAATTCTCCGATGACCCGTCCAAGCTGGCGGAGTGGATGCCGCTGATGATGAAAGACCGGACATCGAACGAACCGATTGCAGCAACCAAAGTAGACTCTGGTACGGATGTCAACTTTGGGGCTTTGACTCGTATTCTGTTCGACCACTTGAAGAAGAAGAACGTAGATATCAAATACAAGCAGCATGTGGATGATATCAAGCGTACGGGCGACGGCGCATGGGAATTGAAGGTCCGCCATGTAGACACGGGAACCGTAGAGCGCCATACGGCCAAATTCGTCTTCATCGGCGGCGGCGGGGGCAGTCTGCACCTGCTTCAGAAATCCGGTATTCCTGAAGGCAAAAGCATTGGAGGATTCCCGGTAAGCGGCTTGTTCATGTCTTGTAACAATCCGGAGATCGTGGAGAAGCATCATGCCAAGGTGTACGGTAAAGCCAAAGTCGGCGCTCCTCCTATGTCGGTTCCGCATCTGGACACGCGATTCATCGACAACAAGAAGAGCCTGCTCTTCGGACCGTTCGCGGGCTTCTCGCCCAAGTTCCTGAAGACCGGGTCCATGCTCGATCTGATCACTTCCGTCAAACCGCACAATCTCACCACGATGCTCGCGGCCGGCGCCAAAAACATGCCATTGACCAAGTACCTGATTCAGCAGGTCATGCTGTCCAAAGAGCAGCGCATGGAAGAGCTGCGTGAATTTGTGCCGAATGCCCGAATCGAAGATTGGGATTTGGTCGTTGCGGGCCAGCGCGTTCAGGTCATCAAAGACACGGCGGCCGGCGGCAAAGGGACGCTTCAATTCGGTACGGAAGTCATTAACGCGGCTGACGGCTCGATCGCCGCATTGCTCGGCGCTTCTCCGGGTGCTTCCACAGCCGTTTCCGTCATGCTGGAAGTGATCAAAAAGTGCTTCCCTCAGCAGCTGAAAGCGTGGGAGCCGAAGATCAAAGAAATGATCCCTTCTTACGGGGTATCCCTGGTCAAGAACCCGGATCTCGTTCAGGAACTTCATACTTCCACCGCCCGGACCCTGGGTCTGAGCGATAAAGGCGCGGTAAAGGTGGCACACCGTACCGTTTCCTAA
- a CDS encoding Gfo/Idh/MocA family protein — MSRPAVFGIIGGGGFRAQYFLRIAQALPDEFRVGGMVVRDESKGREMEQQWRVPTYRTLEQLLESESLDFVVVSVSASAGYEYLLQLAERGIPALAETPPAPDLEGLHLLHEKLTCRGARVQVAEQYPLHPMNQARLAVIAEGRLGKVTEATVSISHFYHGIGLLRKLLGIRFEDAHIRAMRFQSEWVAGPSRSGPPTEEQIIPSQRDLAWLNFGGKLGIYDFTKDQHRSWIRSNHLSVRGVRGEIFDDRLTVLEDFRTPLHLNFKRVNKGELENQEGYFLKGILAGERWVYENPFAPARLYDDEIAIAGCLRKMAAYASGGPSFYSLPEASQDCYLGMLLEQAIHTGTDVVSERQPWAMEETR, encoded by the coding sequence ATGAGCAGACCAGCAGTCTTCGGCATCATTGGAGGAGGGGGATTTCGGGCGCAGTATTTTTTGCGGATTGCGCAGGCGCTTCCGGATGAATTCCGAGTCGGGGGGATGGTGGTTCGGGACGAAAGCAAGGGGAGGGAGATGGAGCAGCAGTGGCGCGTTCCCACGTACCGGACGCTGGAGCAGCTTCTGGAGAGCGAGAGCCTGGACTTCGTGGTCGTATCCGTGAGCGCATCCGCCGGGTATGAGTATCTGCTCCAGCTGGCGGAGAGGGGAATTCCCGCATTGGCCGAAACGCCGCCGGCGCCGGACCTGGAAGGGCTCCATCTGCTGCACGAGAAGCTGACCTGCCGCGGGGCACGGGTCCAGGTGGCCGAGCAGTATCCGCTTCATCCGATGAACCAAGCCAGACTGGCGGTTATTGCGGAGGGCCGGCTCGGCAAGGTTACGGAGGCCACCGTTTCCATCTCGCACTTCTACCACGGGATCGGCCTGCTCCGGAAGTTGCTGGGCATCCGGTTTGAAGACGCTCACATCCGGGCGATGAGGTTCCAATCCGAGTGGGTGGCCGGACCTTCCCGCAGCGGGCCTCCGACGGAAGAACAGATCATCCCGTCCCAGCGCGACCTGGCCTGGCTGAATTTCGGCGGCAAGCTCGGCATCTACGATTTCACCAAGGACCAGCACCGGTCCTGGATCCGCTCGAATCATTTGTCGGTCAGAGGCGTCAGAGGAGAGATTTTCGATGACCGGCTTACGGTATTGGAGGACTTCCGGACCCCGCTTCATTTGAACTTCAAGCGCGTCAACAAAGGGGAATTGGAGAATCAGGAAGGGTACTTTCTGAAAGGGATTCTGGCGGGGGAACGGTGGGTGTATGAGAATCCGTTCGCGCCCGCGAGGCTGTATGACGATGAAATCGCGATCGCCGGCTGCCTGAGGAAAATGGCCGCTTACGCTTCCGGCGGGCCAAGCTTCTACAGCCTGCCCGAAGCTTCGCAGGACTGTTACCTCGGGATGCTGCTGGAGCAGGCGATCCATACAGGAACCGACGTGGTCTCCGAGCGTCAGCCCTGGGCCATGGAGGAAACCCGGTAA
- a CDS encoding helix-turn-helix domain-containing protein, with translation MLRIRFKYIAGNKRTKLILVLALCISLCIGTVGLYSYSQYRRALDTELNTPNVELLQINLDVSNRAFREADGRAVDVSFHEAALGFISSQSSDRESRSASLQAYLQTMAEKPDIHSIEVLALEGRSRVSSLGGYPSGWSGGAPLEGWMAELNDKPLLVKRRSAGGVQGAGTTELLSLVRPVRQNGQVTGAVIVNLDYDRLFSKLYTSSANYLYVYNLDGELIYPKLNLPIPLSGMEEVTGGLDVRPFAYVRAEGQEYMANQTFSDVTGWRLISLVPVEKLLKNAKLARDMMLLLSLLSIAVGCAAVYSYNYAAFRPLKRIQRLLRPLQRDAAAQGDLYDLEPVIGKLVEEWHRESLVARQSLPELRSKFLEDLLARSLGAREAQAKWEQYFQDWKPGDLTVFVVSIDRYGEWASRFPEEDRRLLKYALNNILLEALEPAWRAVSMGDPPDGAALLLQPKDPDRAAPEREALSREAARIREMLSQYLSLSVSAGIGPAVPSVTQAARSLAEAREALSYRLYAGYGSIHARPSAVLPAEKDEPSGRGDAGTVEWLSALAAGGSEACAEWARSWTEAFRTGGVRPSSVYREVDALMEELLRTATALGAVPPAELADYTPGQGATLELGDVAALLERCLTAMARELVSRRQRREYQIVQAMKDYMEDHLDGNIGLQEIADSVQMSISSVSSMFKEETGSTIYDYLTHLRIGRACRLLEETPMKIAEIAQRVGYQNENSFIRAFRKVKTVTPGRYREGIKSSGGYADRPNPRSSGISEDLP, from the coding sequence ATGCTCCGAATCCGGTTCAAATATATCGCAGGCAACAAAAGAACAAAGCTCATCCTTGTGCTGGCTCTCTGCATTTCGCTCTGCATCGGCACCGTTGGGCTGTACTCCTATTCCCAGTACCGCAGGGCGCTGGATACGGAGCTCAATACCCCGAATGTGGAACTGCTGCAGATCAATCTCGATGTCAGCAACCGGGCGTTCCGGGAGGCGGACGGCAGGGCCGTGGATGTGTCCTTCCATGAAGCGGCGCTGGGTTTTATCTCTTCACAGTCTTCGGACAGGGAATCGAGGTCCGCTTCCCTGCAGGCTTATCTGCAGACGATGGCGGAGAAGCCCGATATCCATTCGATCGAGGTCCTGGCTCTGGAAGGGCGCTCCCGCGTATCAAGTCTGGGCGGATACCCATCCGGGTGGAGCGGGGGAGCGCCGTTGGAGGGTTGGATGGCGGAGTTGAACGACAAGCCTCTGCTTGTGAAGCGCAGAAGCGCCGGGGGTGTGCAGGGGGCGGGGACCACGGAGCTGCTTTCCCTGGTGAGGCCGGTCCGGCAGAACGGTCAGGTCACCGGGGCGGTCATCGTCAATCTGGATTATGACCGGCTGTTCTCCAAGCTGTATACCTCTTCGGCTAATTATCTGTATGTCTACAATCTGGACGGCGAGCTGATCTATCCGAAGCTGAACCTTCCCATCCCGCTCTCCGGGATGGAGGAAGTGACCGGAGGTCTGGATGTCCGGCCGTTCGCCTATGTGAGGGCGGAGGGGCAGGAGTATATGGCCAACCAGACTTTCTCCGATGTGACCGGCTGGAGGCTGATCTCGCTCGTGCCTGTAGAGAAGCTGCTGAAGAATGCCAAGCTCGCCCGCGACATGATGCTGCTGCTCTCCCTGCTGTCCATCGCGGTGGGCTGCGCAGCGGTGTATTCCTACAACTATGCGGCTTTCAGGCCGCTCAAGCGGATTCAAAGGCTGCTGCGTCCCCTGCAGAGAGACGCCGCCGCACAGGGAGATCTGTACGATCTGGAGCCGGTCATCGGCAAATTGGTGGAGGAGTGGCACCGCGAGTCGCTGGTCGCACGGCAGAGCCTGCCCGAGCTGAGGTCCAAGTTTCTGGAGGATCTCCTGGCCCGCAGCTTGGGCGCCCGGGAGGCGCAGGCCAAATGGGAGCAGTATTTCCAGGACTGGAAGCCGGGAGACCTGACGGTGTTCGTCGTATCCATCGACCGGTACGGGGAGTGGGCTTCCCGCTTTCCGGAGGAGGACCGCCGGCTGCTGAAGTATGCCTTAAACAACATTCTCCTCGAAGCGCTGGAGCCTGCCTGGAGAGCGGTGAGTATGGGCGATCCACCGGACGGAGCGGCCCTTCTGCTGCAGCCGAAGGACCCGGACAGGGCAGCACCGGAGCGGGAAGCGCTCTCGCGGGAGGCTGCACGGATCCGGGAGATGCTCTCGCAGTATTTGAGCCTGTCCGTGTCAGCCGGCATCGGGCCGGCGGTCCCGTCAGTCACGCAGGCGGCGCGTTCCCTGGCCGAGGCGAGGGAGGCGCTGTCCTACCGGCTCTATGCCGGGTACGGCAGCATCCATGCCCGCCCGTCGGCGGTGCTTCCGGCAGAGAAGGACGAGCCCTCCGGACGCGGGGATGCGGGGACGGTCGAATGGCTCAGCGCCTTGGCGGCGGGCGGCTCGGAGGCCTGCGCGGAGTGGGCCCGGAGCTGGACGGAGGCCTTCCGTACTGGCGGCGTCCGTCCCTCAAGCGTGTACCGCGAGGTGGACGCTTTGATGGAAGAGCTGCTGAGAACCGCGACAGCCCTCGGTGCGGTCCCTCCGGCCGAGCTGGCCGATTATACCCCGGGACAGGGGGCAACCCTGGAGCTTGGAGACGTGGCAGCTCTGCTGGAGCGCTGTTTGACGGCGATGGCCCGGGAGCTCGTCAGCCGGAGGCAGCGCAGAGAGTACCAGATCGTGCAGGCGATGAAGGATTATATGGAAGACCATTTGGACGGGAATATCGGGCTGCAGGAGATCGCGGACAGCGTGCAGATGAGCATCTCGTCCGTGAGCAGCATGTTCAAGGAGGAGACGGGAAGCACAATCTACGACTATTTGACTCACCTGCGCATAGGCAGGGCCTGCAGATTATTGGAAGAGACGCCGATGAAGATTGCGGAAATCGCCCAGCGGGTCGGCTACCAGAACGAGAACAGCTTCATCCGCGCGTTCCGTAAGGTCAAAACCGTTACGCCGGGCAGGTACAGGGAAGGCATCAAATCTTCCGGCGGATATGCAGATCGGCCGAATCCCCGTTCCTCCGGCATTTCGGAGGATTTGCCGTAA
- a CDS encoding tripartite tricarboxylate transporter substrate binding protein, translating into MTRRWSRRCAGALPLLLLLTACTGEWLPAKGTESRETEAFPRKSITLIVPYAAGGGTDLTARALAKAAEKHLPQPIAVVNRTGGGGSIGLMEGAGAKADGYTVTYLVAELTTLPHLGLLPVTYEDFKPIAQTNLDPSAITVRAEAPWTTAAEFLDFAKAHPGKVKMGNAGTGSIWHLAAATLEKGTGVKFSHIPFEGAGPAVSALTSGFVDAVPVSPAEVKTQVEQGTLRTLAVNAEQRSEALPGVPTLKEATGLSVQFTGTWRGLAVPKDTPDEVTAVLAEAFTKAAGEEDFRVFMKENGLGLMIRDGEGFRGQMKASHDAFARLIPELGLSRK; encoded by the coding sequence ATGACAAGACGATGGAGCCGCCGGTGCGCCGGGGCCCTCCCGCTTCTGCTGCTGCTGACGGCCTGTACGGGAGAGTGGCTCCCGGCCAAGGGAACGGAGAGCCGGGAGACGGAGGCATTTCCCAGGAAATCGATCACCCTGATCGTTCCGTATGCCGCCGGAGGCGGGACGGACCTGACGGCCAGAGCACTGGCGAAGGCAGCGGAGAAGCACCTGCCCCAGCCGATCGCGGTGGTGAACCGGACAGGCGGCGGCGGCTCCATCGGGCTGATGGAAGGCGCGGGGGCCAAAGCGGACGGCTACACGGTCACGTACCTCGTGGCGGAGCTGACGACGCTTCCGCATCTGGGGCTGCTGCCGGTCACTTACGAGGACTTCAAGCCGATCGCGCAGACGAATCTGGACCCGTCCGCCATTACAGTGAGGGCGGAAGCGCCATGGACTACGGCGGCGGAGTTCCTGGACTTTGCGAAAGCGCATCCAGGCAAAGTGAAGATGGGCAACGCGGGTACGGGGAGCATCTGGCATCTGGCGGCGGCGACCCTGGAGAAAGGCACGGGGGTCAAGTTCAGCCATATTCCGTTCGAAGGTGCGGGACCCGCGGTATCCGCCCTGACGAGCGGCTTCGTCGATGCGGTCCCGGTGAGTCCGGCGGAAGTGAAGACCCAGGTAGAGCAGGGAACGCTCCGCACGCTCGCAGTGAATGCGGAGCAGCGGTCGGAGGCGCTTCCCGGCGTACCCACGCTGAAGGAGGCCACCGGCCTCAGTGTCCAGTTCACCGGCACGTGGAGAGGCTTGGCCGTGCCGAAGGATACGCCGGACGAGGTGACGGCGGTGCTGGCCGAAGCGTTCACGAAGGCGGCGGGAGAGGAAGACTTCCGGGTCTTCATGAAGGAGAATGGGCTCGGGCTGATGATCAGGGACGGCGAAGGCTTCCGCGGGCAGATGAAGGCCAGCCATGATGCCTTCGCCAGGCTGATTCCCGAGCTCGGATTAAGCCGGAAATAA
- the kdgT gene encoding 2-keto-3-deoxygluconate transporter, whose product MAIKKTLDRIPGGMMLVPLFIGAIVHTFWPDSGKYFGSFTNGLMTGTVPILAVWFFCMGAGIDIRATGTVLRKSGTLVLTKIAVAWIVAIIAGQFLPEGGIQTGFFAGLSVLALIAAMDMTNGGLYASIMQQYGTKEEAGAFVLMSLESGPLVTMLILGTTGLAAFEPHHFVGAVLPFMIGFILGNLDHDLREFFGKATHTLIPFFGFALGNSIDLGVILQTGLLGILLGIAVIIVTGIPLILADKWIGGGNGTAGLAASSTAGAAVANPMIIANMKPEFMSAAQSATALVAACVIVTSILVPILTAYWADWMKKRRGSVPVQGVGPGQERTV is encoded by the coding sequence ATGGCGATCAAGAAAACATTGGATCGAATCCCCGGCGGCATGATGCTCGTGCCGCTGTTCATCGGGGCGATCGTCCACACGTTCTGGCCCGATTCGGGCAAGTATTTCGGTTCGTTTACGAACGGTCTCATGACCGGCACGGTGCCGATCCTGGCCGTCTGGTTCTTCTGTATGGGAGCCGGCATTGACATCAGGGCCACGGGCACGGTGCTTCGCAAGTCCGGGACACTGGTGCTCACGAAGATCGCCGTCGCCTGGATCGTCGCGATCATTGCCGGACAATTCCTGCCGGAGGGCGGCATCCAGACCGGCTTCTTCGCCGGACTCTCGGTGCTTGCGCTGATCGCCGCAATGGACATGACCAACGGCGGATTGTACGCCTCGATCATGCAGCAGTACGGCACCAAGGAAGAGGCGGGCGCCTTCGTGCTCATGTCACTGGAATCCGGCCCGCTGGTCACCATGCTGATTCTGGGCACCACGGGGCTGGCGGCCTTCGAGCCGCACCACTTCGTCGGCGCGGTCCTGCCGTTCATGATCGGATTTATTCTGGGCAACCTCGACCACGACCTGCGGGAGTTTTTCGGCAAGGCGACTCATACGCTGATTCCCTTCTTCGGCTTCGCGCTGGGGAACTCGATCGACCTCGGCGTGATTCTGCAGACCGGCCTCCTGGGCATTCTGCTCGGCATAGCGGTGATCATTGTCACGGGAATCCCGCTCATCCTCGCGGACAAGTGGATCGGCGGCGGGAACGGCACGGCGGGCCTGGCCGCCTCCAGTACGGCAGGCGCGGCGGTAGCCAACCCGATGATTATCGCGAACATGAAGCCGGAATTCATGTCCGCGGCGCAGTCTGCAACCGCTTTAGTCGCCGCATGCGTCATCGTGACTTCCATTCTCGTTCCGATTCTGACCGCTTACTGGGCGGATTGGATGAAGAAGCGCAGGGGCAGCGTACCGGTGCAGGGCGTCGGTCCGGGGCAGGAGCGTACGGTGTAA
- a CDS encoding NAD(P)H-dependent oxidoreductase, which yields MTTKILVITGHSDPQSFCSALSRAYIEGASGSKAEVREIDLSRIAFNPVLKHGYNQRTELEPELKEAQELIRWAEHLVFVYPTWWGAMPAVLKGFIDRIFLPGFAFKYRENSVLWDKLLTGKTARLIVTMDTPSWYNRWIYGHAGHNVMKRNILHFCGIKPVRITEITPIKSTTPQQRAGYLERVKRLGAKLA from the coding sequence TTGACAACGAAAATTCTTGTGATTACCGGTCATTCCGACCCGCAGAGCTTCTGCTCCGCCCTGTCCAGGGCTTATATCGAGGGAGCCTCAGGCAGCAAGGCCGAGGTGCGGGAGATCGATCTCAGCCGCATCGCCTTCAATCCCGTGCTGAAGCACGGCTACAACCAAAGAACCGAGCTCGAGCCCGAGCTCAAAGAAGCCCAGGAGCTCATCCGCTGGGCCGAGCATCTCGTGTTCGTCTACCCCACCTGGTGGGGAGCGATGCCGGCGGTGCTCAAGGGCTTCATCGACCGGATCTTCCTGCCGGGCTTCGCCTTCAAGTACCGGGAGAACTCCGTGCTGTGGGATAAGCTCCTCACAGGCAAAACCGCCCGACTCATCGTCACGATGGATACGCCTTCGTGGTACAACCGGTGGATCTACGGGCACGCCGGGCATAACGTCATGAAGCGCAATATCCTTCACTTCTGCGGGATCAAGCCGGTGCGGATCACCGAGATCACGCCGATCAAATCTACGACGCCGCAGCAGCGGGCGGGATATCTCGAGCGGGTGAAGCGGCTCGGAGCCAAACTGGCATAA
- a CDS encoding AraC family transcriptional regulator: MDVSSQTMAISMVYPVMKAIVHKGFDTEPFCRYASFDSSLLKDVEARIPAEELERLMYAAVEYTQDDHFGLHQGQLMDMMDMGILGYVMMHSGKVADALSAYRRYNIILCSGFNLDWKEEGEKVHLRLFSEAPNGRISRHCMEDMASSIYHLIGRLSHRKVPLAGVEFMHEAPADTAPYLPVFGVEPRFGRAETVLRMSREVMDYPILYSDPKLRGMFEAIAEETRSRLAPGKLFSDRVYHWMMKCMPVQFPTLQETAESFEMSARTLQSKLKEENTSYNELSAVVRKELAISYLKQPGYSVGDIAYLLHFSEPSAFQNAFKKWTGVTPGQYRAKGTAS; encoded by the coding sequence ATGGACGTGAGCAGCCAGACCATGGCGATCTCCATGGTGTACCCGGTGATGAAGGCGATCGTCCACAAGGGGTTCGATACGGAGCCGTTCTGCCGCTATGCCTCTTTCGACTCCAGCCTGCTGAAGGATGTGGAAGCCCGCATCCCGGCGGAGGAGTTGGAGCGGCTGATGTACGCAGCCGTGGAGTATACCCAGGATGACCACTTCGGCCTGCACCAGGGCCAGCTGATGGATATGATGGATATGGGGATTCTGGGTTATGTGATGATGCACTCGGGGAAGGTGGCTGACGCTTTGTCCGCCTACCGTAGGTATAATATCATCCTGTGCAGCGGGTTTAACCTCGATTGGAAAGAAGAAGGGGAGAAGGTGCATCTCCGCTTGTTCTCCGAAGCCCCGAACGGCCGGATCTCCCGCCACTGCATGGAGGACATGGCGTCCTCGATCTATCATCTGATCGGCCGGCTGAGCCACCGGAAGGTGCCACTGGCCGGGGTGGAGTTCATGCATGAGGCGCCGGCCGATACGGCACCTTACCTGCCGGTCTTCGGGGTGGAGCCCCGGTTCGGCCGCGCGGAGACGGTGCTGCGGATGAGCCGCGAGGTGATGGATTACCCCATCCTGTATTCCGACCCGAAGCTGCGCGGGATGTTCGAAGCGATCGCCGAGGAGACGAGGAGCCGGCTGGCACCGGGGAAACTATTCTCCGACAGGGTGTACCATTGGATGATGAAATGCATGCCTGTTCAATTTCCAACGCTGCAGGAGACGGCGGAGTCGTTCGAGATGAGCGCGAGAACCCTCCAAAGCAAATTAAAAGAGGAGAATACGTCTTATAACGAGCTGTCGGCGGTGGTGCGCAAAGAGCTGGCGATAAGCTATCTCAAGCAGCCGGGCTATTCCGTCGGGGATATCGCGTATCTGCTGCATTTCTCAGAGCCGAGCGCCTTCCAGAATGCTTTCAAAAAATGGACGGGGGTTACGCCGGGCCAGTACCGGGCGAAGGGGACAGCTTCGTAA